TCCGATGGAATCCGCGGTCTTCTGCAGGTCGCGCAGCGCTGAGGCGGGGGCGGTGCCCCTGACGATGCGTTCGATCTGCCCGTCGCCGGCGTCGCTGACCTGGTTCCAGGCGGTGTTGTTGGGCGCCGCCTTGACGTCCTTCAGCTGTTCCCCGAAGACCGCCAGCTTCGGGTCGGCGGTCAGGCTGGAGTCGTTCCAGGCGGACTGCACGGCCGGCAGGTCACCGGTCATCTTGTACCAGCTGGCCTGAACGCTGGGCTTGGACAGGTACTGCACCAGCTTCCAGGCCGCGGCGCTGTGCTTGGAGTTGCGGAAGACGACCATGTTGGAGCCGCCGACGAGCGAGGTGGAGCTCTGGTCCTTCGGGATCGGCATGACGCTGTACTTCTTGTCGAAGCCCTTGCCGCCGGCGTCGTTGATCGTGCTGATGTCCCAGGGGCCGTTGATGAGGGCCCCTGTCGTGCCCTTGACGAACGACGCCTCCGCGGCCCCGGGCGAGATGTCGGGGTTGGGGTCGGCGATGCCTTCGGTGAAGAAGCTCTGGTAGTACTTCATCGCGGTGGCCATCTGCGGGGTGTCGAGGGTCCACTTGGTGCCGGCGCTGTTCATCAGCGACGCTCCGGCCGACCAGACGAACGGCAGCGCGCCCTGGAAGGCGAGGCTGCCGTTGCCGCCGGTGGGCAGGTTGATGCCCCACTTCGCGCCGGCCTTGGTCTGCATCGCCTTCAGCATCGCCTTGAAGTCGGCCGAGGTCTTCGGCGGGCTGGTGTACCCGGCCTTCTTGGCGAGGTCGGTGCGGTAGTAGATGACGCGGGTGTCGACGTACCAGGGCACGCCGAGCGTGTCGCCCTTCACCACCGCCGACTCCTTCGGCCCGGGGAAGATGTCACTGGTGTCGATCCCCTTCGGCACCTGCTGGAAGGCGTCCGCGAAGTCCGGCATGTAGGTCGTGCCCATCTGCGCCACGTCGGGCGTCGTGCCGCCGGCGATCGCGGTCTGGTACTTGCTGTGCGCGCTGGCCCAGGGGATCGCGGTGACGTTCACCTTCACACCGGGGTTCTCCGCCTCGAATCCCTTGACCAGCGCGGGCAGCTTCTCGCCCTCGGTGCCCTGCGCCCACAAGGTGATCGTGCCCTTGACCTTGCCGGACGGCACCGTGCCGGACGGCGTCGACGACGCGCCTGTGTCGCTCCGACCGCACGCCGCCACCACCAACGCGGCGGCCACGCACATGGCGGCCGTAGAAGTCTTCCTCAGCACCATTGCTGCCCCTCTCCTGGGAACCGCCACCAACCGGATGATGGAGGGATCAATTGATTTAAGCGCTTAGATCCTCAGCGTGCTCGGAATCTAAGCGCATAGGAGCGGGGCTGTAAAGAGTCGATGCCGATCACGTTACGGCTACGGTCCGGCGCTCGGCCGCCGGAGACCTGCCCGGAAACCGCCCAGCCGCAGGATCCACGAAACCCACTGGCAACGCCACTACCTGCGGAAAGTTCAGCGGCAGGACAGCCGAAGCTCTCACCTGCCACCACCGGCGACCGCCGTCGGGCGCGCGATCGGCGGCCTGGTCGGGTCCCGTCGAACCGACGAGCCTCACTCCGCGACCGATCAGCTTCCTCAACAGTCAGAATCCGCCAAGATCGCGCCCTCGGGCACCGAGAGGAGCCAGGAGGGCTCCGCCGCAGCCAGGGCCGTACTCGCCGTCTAAGCGCATAACATGGGGCAGGAAGCGGCTGAGGAAAGCAGGGGGAACGTGGCGAAGGCTCCGACGGTCTATGACGTGGCGGAACGCGCCGGGGTGTCCATCGCGACCGTGTCGATGACCTTTCGCCGTCCCCACAAGGTGAAAGAGGAGACCCGGAAGATCGTCGAGGCCGCTGCCGAGGCGCTGAACTACGTGCCCAGCGCGAGCGCGCGCGGGCTGGCACATGGACACACAGGGGCGCTGGGCCTCTACTCGTACGACATCTTCCTCCCGGAACCCGACGAGAGTCTCGGGAGCAAGGCGGCGGGCAGCGCGCGGTCCCGAGCCAAGGTTTCTGTGGTCCGGGACGACGGCGACGACGACTACCGCCGTTTCCCGCTCTACGTCCACGAGGTGCAGCGTGGTGTCGAGCTCGAGTGCTGGCAGCGTGGGTACGCGCTGTTGATCGGCGGGGCCACTCACGCCGACAGCGCGACCCGGGTCACCGACATCGTCGGGCGGGTCGACGGGCTCGCGGTCTTTCCCGACCACTCCATCCCCGCTGAAGTCCTTGAGCGGATCGCGCGCCGGAAACCGGTGGTCGCCGTGTCGCAGCGACCGCAGGACGACGGCCTGAGCCATGTCTCGATCGACAACAGGGGCGGCATGCGCGCGATGACGGAGCACCTGGTCGTCGAGCACGGGATGCGCGATCTGCTGTTCGTCGGTTACATGAACACCTTCGACGCCCAGGAGCGGTTCGCCGGATTCCGGGCAGCGCTGCGGGCAGCCGGACTGCGCGTGCCGAGCAAGCCCGCGCAGTTGATCGGCGAGAACTACGTGGAAAGCGTCGTCGCCGATGTCCTGGCGCGTGACGCGCTGCCCGAGGCGTTCGTGTGTGTCAGCGACGAGATCGCCCTCGACCTGATGAAGGTACTGGCTGACCACGGCGTGCGGGTCCCGGAGCAGGTGGCCGTGACGGGGTTCGACGGAGTCGTGGCGGGGCGGGTGGTACGGCCCTCGCTGACGACCGTGCGCCAGCCGATGCAGGCGATGGGACGTGTCGTGGTGGACATCCTGCTGGAACGGATCGCCGACCCGGCCGGGCAGCCGATCACGCGCCGGCTGCCGGTGCAGGTGGTGCTGCGGGAGAGCTGCGGCTGCTCACGGCCCTGAGGGCCCGCGGAGCGGCCGCCCGCAGGGGTTGCCCGGTCAGGGCATGACGGTCCGCGGCGCGATGGTCCGCCGTGTTGGCGCTCATGAGGCGCCGACCGGCAGGCGGGCCCAGAACAGGGCATGGCCGCCGTCACCTTCCGGTATGAACTCCTCGCGCTCAATGGTCAGTCCGGCCTGGGCGATCCACTCGCGGTTGGTGGCGGCGTCAGCGTGACTCCACCACATCGGAGCCCCGCCGCCGAGCCAGTCCTCCTCGACGCCGGTCCAGGCACGATGCCCTGTCGTGGCCACGAACCAACCTCCCGGACGCAGCCACCCGGCGATCAGATCCGCCGACGCAGGTCGCCGAGGAGCTGCTGGTACTTGGTCCCGGCGCCGTACGTCTCGCCGTACCGCAGGGAGACGGCGTCGTATCCACGCCGGACGATGTCCTTGGGGTTGTTCGCGTCCACGCCCGGAGACGCTAGTCATGCCCCCGGGCCGCGGCGAACGCATTTCGCCCCTGTCCGACGGCCTCCGTCTCAGCGTGTGCCGACCCTGTGGGCATCGACGACCGCATCGACGGCCAGGCGCAGGTCGCGGCTGGAGCGTCCGATGTGGAGCCGGTAGCGGCCGGGAGGAGTGTGCCAGCCCTGTGCCTCGGTGTCCCAGATCTGGAAGGTCCGGGCGGGCACGTGGACCTCGGCGCTGACGTGGGCGCCCGCCTCCGCCTGAACGGTGGCGAAGCCGGCGAGCAGGCGCACCGGCCGGTCGGGGCCGTCCTGCGGCGGCTCCAGATAGACCTGGACGACCTCGCGGCCCGCCCGGCGGCCGGTATTGGTCAGCTCCACGGTCAGTTTGAGCCCGTCTCCGCCTGCGGGGCTGGTCAGGGAGGCGGCGGAGACGGGCGGCTCGGAGGAAAGGGCCACGGACTCGTACGACCAGTCGGTCCAGCCGAGGCCGTGGCCGAAGGGGAAGGCCGGGACGAGCCCGGCGCGGTCCCAGGCCCGGTGGCCTACGTGGACGCCTTCGGCGTAGTCCACGACACCGTCGCGGGGGCGGGCGTCGGGCACGGGGACGTCTTCCGCCCGGGCGGGAAGCGTCCACGGCAGTCGGCCCGACGGCTCGGCGCGGCCGAGGAGCACGTCGGCCAGGGCGTGCCCGGCCTCCTGGCCCGGCAGCCACGCCCACAGCAGGGCGGGAGCTTCGTCGGCCCAGGGCAGGAGTACGGGCGCTCCGGCGTTGACGACCACGATGGTGCGCGGGTTGGCGGCGAGGATCTTGCGCACCAGGTCGTTCTGGTGGCCGGGCAGGTCGAGGCCGGCGCGGTCCCAACCCTCGGACTCGACCTCCTCGTTGGTACCCACCACGACCACGGCCACATCGGCGGCGGCCGCCGCGGCCGCGGCCTCGGCGATCTCCTCGTACGGCGTGGGCCCGGGCGGAGCGTGCCGCAGCTGGGCGGTGACGAAGCGGTTGTAGCCGCCGGACTCGACGACGGTGAGGTCCACCACGAGGGCGACGCGGCGCGGCTCGTCCCCCACCCGGAGGTCGATGTCCTTCAGCGGCGGGTGGTGGAAGCTGGAGTCGAGCACCAGCTCCACGCCCCGGTCGTCGTCCCCGGACAGGATCTCCGCACCGTCCACGGTCACCCTGAAGCGTCCCACGCATCCGACCTGCAGACGGTGCGTTCCGGGCTCGGTCAGGGTCAGCACCGTACGCAGGACGACGCGGCGGGTGGCCAGGGTGAAGGCGCCGTAGGCACTCCAGTCGGCGTCGCGGCGGACCTCGCCGCCGACCAGGGTGCCGTCGGCGTCGAAGAAGTCGGCCCGCACCCCGGGCGCGCCGGTGTCCGGGTCGGCCTGCAGGTCGCCGGACACGAACGGAGCGCCCAGACGGGAGTCGCCGCCGCGGTGCACACTCAGGCGCACCTGGTCGGGCAGGGCGGCGCGCAGCCCCTCGGCGAAGGCGACGGTGCGGACCGCCGGGACGAACGCGCTGCCGCCCCCCTGCAGGTAGGGCGCCACCGCGTTCGGACCGATCAGCGCCACGCTGCCCAGCCGCTCCGGGGCCAGCGGCAGCAGGTCCTGCTCGTTGCGCAACAGCACCGCGCCGCGGGTGGCCACCTCGCGCAGCAGACCGAACTCCTCCGGCCCCGGCGCTGCGACAGCCGCACACGAAGCCGGGATGCCCCCAGGTTCCCCGAGCCGACCGGTGTGCCGGGCCAGGCGCAGCAGCCGCAACACCTTGTCGTCCACCAGGTGCTCCGGCACCTCGCCGTCGCGGACCGCCGCCACAAGAGCCTCGTCCCAGGGGCCGCCCGGCCCGGGCATCACCAGGTCCAGACCGCCGAGCGCCGAGGCCGCCGTCGATTCGGTGGCGGACCAGTCGCTGACCACCGGCCCGGTGAAACCCCACTCCTGTTTCAGGACCTCGCGCAGCAGCCGCGTGTGCTCGGTCATCGGCGCCGACTGTGTGCCGTCGTCGACGCCGGAGTAGGCGGACATCACGCTCCACGGTTCGGCCTCGGCGAGGACGTGCTCGAACGGGGCCAGGTACACCTCGCGCAGGGTGCGCTCGTCCAGCCGGGCCCGGTAGCGGGTGCGGTCGGTCTCCGAGTCGTTGGCCACGAAGTGCTTCAGGCATGCGCCGACGCCGAGCCCCTGGAGACCGCGCACGATCGCCGCGGCCACCGCCGCGGTCAGCAGCGGGTCCTCGGAGAAGTACTCGAAATGCCTGCCGGCGACCGGCGTGCGCTGCAGGTTCACCGCAGGCGCCAGCACCACGTCGACGCCTTTGCGCCGCGCCTCCGTGGCGAACAGCTCCCCCAGCCGCTCGGCGAGGCCCGTGTCCCAGGACGCGGCCAAGGCGCTGGGAGCCGGGGCCAGCAGCCCGGTGTCCGCGGGGTCGTCCAGGGTGCCGCGGACCCCCTGTGGGCCGTCCGACATCGTCACCGTCGCCAGTCCGAGCCGGGGTTCGGCTGGCAGTCTCCAGAGGCTCGCACCGGTCAGCAGCCGGACCTTCGACTCAAGGTCCAGGTCCCGGATGCGGGTGATCAGCTCGGAGTCATCGGGCAGGGCAGCGGGGATCATGCTGGTCCTTACATCAGATCTAAGCGCTTAGCTTCTCCGGATGCTCAAAATCTAAGCGCATAGAAAGCGGGCTGTAAAGCGATGTCGACGGAGTGGGCGGGCTCCGAAGGATGGCGAGCACCAACTCCTGCGGCGATCTGGCCGAGGCATGGCCGGTGTCACCAAGGGGGAGCAGTGCATGCGGGCCTCCCGTGCACCGGTAGGCCATCACACCGGCGCCGGTCGGTCGCACCGGCCTCAACCGGGCCGAACTGCTGGTCTCGACCGGCGCCTGGCCTGTGCACACAGCGGTACCCGCCACACAAGCGAAGGCGGCGCTGTTCGTGTAGACGCCCTCGACGGAGACTGCGAGCGGACGGCTGCGACATGGACCTGCGGTCTGGGCGACTCGTCCGGGCGTCTCCCGACTCCCGGGCGAGTCGCCCAGATCCACACCGCTCAGCCGCCCGTCACGGAGACAGACTCAGTGGGTGAACGTGAACCAGTTGAGGTTGGTGAAGTCGGCGGACTGGTCGCTGGCGAAGGTCAGGTAGACGGTGTGGGTTCCGGTGACGCCGGAGATGTCGGCGGTCTTGGTGGCCCAGGTCTGCCAGCCGCCGGTGTTCTCCACCGTGAGGCTGCCGACCGGGGTGCTGGTCGGTGAGTCGAGCCGGACCTCGATCCGGCCGCTGACGCCGCTCGCGGCGCCGGACGCCACCCGGACCTGGAACTGGGTCGCGGCCGTGGTGCCGAACTGCACCTTGGGGTACTCGGCCCAGTCGCCGGGGGAGATGTAGGCGATGTCCTGCCCGCCGCCGGTGTCACCTGTCTTCTCGATGACGACGCCGGAGGCGTTGAGGTAGTTCTCGGCCTGGATCGTGCCGTACGCGTCGGTACCGGTGTCATGGGTGAACGTGAACCAGTTGAGGTTGGCGAAGTTGTCGGGCTGGTCGCTGGCGAAGGTCAGGTAGACGGTGTGGGTGCCGGTGACGCCGGAGATGTCGACGATCTTGGTGATCCAGCTCTGCCAGCCACCGGTGCTCTCCACCAGGATGCCGGCGACCGGCTTGCTGGAGCGGGAGTCGAGCCGGACCTCGATCCGGCCGCTGACGCCGCTCGCGACGCCGGACGCCACCCGGACCTTGAACTGGGTGGCGGCCTGGGCACCGAACGCCACGTTGCGGTACTCGCTCCAACTGCCGTTGCCCAGCCAGGCGATGTCCTCCCCACCGCCGGTGTCGCCGGAGGCTTCGACGGCGACGCTGGAGGCGTCGTTGTACGCCTCGGCCTGGATCCTGCCGTAGGCGTCGACAGCGGTGGTGGACGAGGACGAGGGTGTCCAGACGTACGTGCCGACGGTCTTCGGCGGCAGGGCGTCTATGAGCTGCTGCTGCCCGCTGCGCAGGGTGAATTCCTGGGCGTCGGAGGTCCCGTTGATCACGACGGTCGCGACCGTGCCGTCCGGGTTGCGGAAGGCCACCGTGGTGACGGTGTCGGTGCTGCCGTAGTCGCTCCAGATCCGCTTGGCGCCGCGCTGGACGAACTTCGAGAACTGGGCGAACAGGTAGTACTCGGGCAGCATCCAGTACGTGTTGGGGCTCTCGGAGTCCTGGATGAGCGGCGTCGGGTCGGGGCGGCCCAGCTGCTGACTGTCCCGGTTCTGGTCGAGCATCGTGACCCACGAGATGTAGCCCGTCGACCAGCTGCGCAGGTACCGCGCGATCCGGTCCGCGCCATTGGTGCCCCACAGCATGCGCTCGGTCAGGACCATGTCGAGGTCGGGGTAGTCGGTCTTCGCCAGGGACATCGCGCTCGGGTCGCCGGAGTAGTCGTGCCAGGCGATGCCGTCGGTGTTGCGGTAGGTGTCGGTGTACCCGGACTCCTTGGTGCCGAGCGAGTCGGGGAGGTAGGTCCCGACGTCGCCGAAGTTCCAGTCCCAGGCCCAGATCTGCGTCTTGATGCCGTGCGCGTCGAACTCCGCGCGCATGGCGTTGATGAGCTGCTTCGACTGCTGCGCGCTGACCAGCATGCTCGGGTAGATGCCCGCCGGCCACCCGGGTTCGTTCTGCGGCGACACGGCGTGGACGGTGATGCCCTGCTTGGCATAAGCCTGCACGGTCATCCGGTAGTAGCGGGCGAGGGTGGGGATGTACTTGTCGAGCAGGTGGCCGTCGATGAGGCTGTTGTTGTCCTTCATCCAGGCCGGGCCGCTCCACGCGGTGCCGCAGATGAAGAGGTCCGGGTTGATCCGGAGTGCTTCCTTC
This genomic interval from Streptomyces sp. B21-083 contains the following:
- a CDS encoding sugar ABC transporter substrate-binding protein; its protein translation is MVLRKTSTAAMCVAAALVVAACGRSDTGASSTPSGTVPSGKVKGTITLWAQGTEGEKLPALVKGFEAENPGVKVNVTAIPWASAHSKYQTAIAGGTTPDVAQMGTTYMPDFADAFQQVPKGIDTSDIFPGPKESAVVKGDTLGVPWYVDTRVIYYRTDLAKKAGYTSPPKTSADFKAMLKAMQTKAGAKWGINLPTGGNGSLAFQGALPFVWSAGASLMNSAGTKWTLDTPQMATAMKYYQSFFTEGIADPNPDISPGAAEASFVKGTTGALINGPWDISTINDAGGKGFDKKYSVMPIPKDQSSTSLVGGSNMVVFRNSKHSAAAWKLVQYLSKPSVQASWYKMTGDLPAVQSAWNDSSLTADPKLAVFGEQLKDVKAAPNNTAWNQVSDAGDGQIERIVRGTAPASALRDLQKTADSIGTGN
- a CDS encoding LacI family DNA-binding transcriptional regulator, which translates into the protein MAKAPTVYDVAERAGVSIATVSMTFRRPHKVKEETRKIVEAAAEALNYVPSASARGLAHGHTGALGLYSYDIFLPEPDESLGSKAAGSARSRAKVSVVRDDGDDDYRRFPLYVHEVQRGVELECWQRGYALLIGGATHADSATRVTDIVGRVDGLAVFPDHSIPAEVLERIARRKPVVAVSQRPQDDGLSHVSIDNRGGMRAMTEHLVVEHGMRDLLFVGYMNTFDAQERFAGFRAALRAAGLRVPSKPAQLIGENYVESVVADVLARDALPEAFVCVSDEIALDLMKVLADHGVRVPEQVAVTGFDGVVAGRVVRPSLTTVRQPMQAMGRVVVDILLERIADPAGQPITRRLPVQVVLRESCGCSRP
- a CDS encoding beta-glucosidase family protein — protein: MIPAALPDDSELITRIRDLDLESKVRLLTGASLWRLPAEPRLGLATVTMSDGPQGVRGTLDDPADTGLLAPAPSALAASWDTGLAERLGELFATEARRKGVDVVLAPAVNLQRTPVAGRHFEYFSEDPLLTAAVAAAIVRGLQGLGVGACLKHFVANDSETDRTRYRARLDERTLREVYLAPFEHVLAEAEPWSVMSAYSGVDDGTQSAPMTEHTRLLREVLKQEWGFTGPVVSDWSATESTAASALGGLDLVMPGPGGPWDEALVAAVRDGEVPEHLVDDKVLRLLRLARHTGRLGEPGGIPASCAAVAAPGPEEFGLLREVATRGAVLLRNEQDLLPLAPERLGSVALIGPNAVAPYLQGGGSAFVPAVRTVAFAEGLRAALPDQVRLSVHRGGDSRLGAPFVSGDLQADPDTGAPGVRADFFDADGTLVGGEVRRDADWSAYGAFTLATRRVVLRTVLTLTEPGTHRLQVGCVGRFRVTVDGAEILSGDDDRGVELVLDSSFHHPPLKDIDLRVGDEPRRVALVVDLTVVESGGYNRFVTAQLRHAPPGPTPYEEIAEAAAAAAAADVAVVVVGTNEEVESEGWDRAGLDLPGHQNDLVRKILAANPRTIVVVNAGAPVLLPWADEAPALLWAWLPGQEAGHALADVLLGRAEPSGRLPWTLPARAEDVPVPDARPRDGVVDYAEGVHVGHRAWDRAGLVPAFPFGHGLGWTDWSYESVALSSEPPVSAASLTSPAGGDGLKLTVELTNTGRRAGREVVQVYLEPPQDGPDRPVRLLAGFATVQAEAGAHVSAEVHVPARTFQIWDTEAQGWHTPPGRYRLHIGRSSRDLRLAVDAVVDAHRVGTR